A window of Pseudomonas monteilii contains these coding sequences:
- a CDS encoding thiosulfate sulfurtransferase, with amino-acid sequence MTDFSGLPLVIEPADLLPRLDSPALILVDLTSAARYASGHIPGARFVDPKRTQLGQLPAPGLLPTQAELEKLFGELGHRADAVYVVYDDEGGGWAGRFIWLLDVIGHTQYHYLNGGVLAWPSDRLSTEVPAPATAPVHLHLDPAPTATREYLQSRLGQPDLAVWDARAPAEYRGEKVLAAKGGHVPGAINFEWTAGMQHDDHLRIRTDLASVLAGLGITPDKEIITHCQSHHRSGFTYLVAKHLGYPRVKAYAGSWGEWGNHPDTPVDV; translated from the coding sequence ATGACCGACTTTTCCGGCCTGCCCCTGGTAATCGAACCGGCCGATCTGCTACCTCGGCTCGACAGCCCCGCGCTGATCCTGGTGGACCTGACCAGCGCGGCCCGGTACGCCAGCGGTCATATCCCCGGCGCACGTTTCGTCGACCCCAAGCGCACCCAGTTGGGTCAGTTGCCGGCCCCTGGCCTGCTGCCCACCCAGGCCGAGCTGGAAAAGCTGTTCGGTGAACTGGGGCACCGCGCGGATGCCGTCTACGTGGTGTACGACGACGAGGGCGGCGGCTGGGCCGGGCGCTTCATCTGGCTGCTGGACGTCATCGGTCATACGCAGTACCACTACCTCAACGGCGGCGTGCTCGCCTGGCCGAGCGACCGGCTCAGCACCGAGGTTCCGGCACCGGCGACCGCCCCCGTGCACCTGCACTTGGACCCGGCCCCGACCGCCACGCGCGAGTACTTGCAAAGCCGGCTGGGGCAGCCGGACCTGGCGGTCTGGGATGCACGCGCCCCGGCCGAGTACCGGGGCGAAAAAGTGCTCGCGGCCAAGGGCGGGCATGTCCCCGGTGCGATCAATTTTGAATGGACCGCCGGCATGCAGCACGATGACCACCTGCGCATCCGTACCGACCTGGCGTCGGTACTCGCCGGACTGGGCATCACGCCGGACAAGGAAATCATCACCCACTGCCAGTCTCACCATCGTTCGGGCTTCACCTACCTGGTGGCCAAGCACCTGGGTTACCCACGGGTCAAGGCCTATGCCGGCTCCTGGGGCGAATGGGGCAACCACCCGGACACGCCTGTCGACGTTTAA
- a CDS encoding aspartyl protease, with translation MSAPPGKRAGKVLMILAWAAALFLATRFFGAWEQRQHNPNTEVRSAHGPGFVEVRLVGNHQGHFVVDGAINEQPVHFMLDTGATDVAIPERVARQLDLARGAPVQVSTANGRTEGYRTRLNSVQLGDIRLRDVRAMVVPGLDGDQILLGMSALKQLEFTQRSGTLLLRQNLK, from the coding sequence TTGAGCGCCCCACCTGGCAAGCGCGCGGGCAAGGTGCTGATGATCCTGGCCTGGGCGGCGGCGCTGTTCCTGGCTACCCGGTTCTTCGGTGCCTGGGAGCAGCGGCAGCACAACCCCAATACCGAGGTGCGCTCCGCCCATGGCCCCGGCTTCGTCGAAGTGCGTCTGGTGGGCAATCACCAGGGCCACTTCGTCGTCGACGGCGCGATCAACGAGCAGCCGGTGCACTTCATGCTCGACACCGGGGCCACCGACGTGGCGATCCCCGAGCGCGTGGCCCGGCAGCTCGACCTCGCGCGCGGCGCCCCGGTGCAGGTCAGCACCGCCAATGGCCGCACCGAAGGCTATCGCACGCGCCTGAACAGCGTGCAACTGGGCGACATCCGCCTGCGCGACGTGCGCGCGATGGTCGTGCCGGGCCTGGACGGCGATCAGATCCTGCTCGGCATGAGCGCCCTGAAACAACTTGAATTCACCCAGCGCAGCGGTACCTTGCTGCTGCGCCAGAACCTGAAATGA
- a CDS encoding flagellar motor stator protein MotA (With MotB forms the ion channels that couple flagellar rotation to proton/sodium motive force across the membrane and forms the stator elements of the rotary flagellar machine) yields the protein MAKIIGIIVVFASVLGGYVLSHGKIAALIQPFEVMIIGGAAFGAFLQANPGYMTMHVIKKSLKMFGSRFTHAFYLDVLGLVYEILNKSRREGMMAVEADIEDPAASPIFAKYPGVLADERMTAYICDYLRIMSTGNMAPHELEGLFDMELLSLKEELEHPSHAVTGVADGMPGFGIVAAVLGIVVTMASLGDGDQAAIGMHVGAALVGTFFGILAAYGFFGPLATCLAHDAKEEVNLYEAIKASLVASASGMPPSLAVEFGRKVLYPKHRPSFAELEQAVRGR from the coding sequence ATGGCTAAAATTATCGGCATCATCGTCGTATTCGCGAGTGTGCTCGGCGGATACGTGCTTTCCCACGGCAAGATCGCGGCATTGATCCAGCCTTTCGAGGTGATGATCATCGGCGGGGCCGCCTTCGGCGCGTTCCTCCAGGCCAACCCTGGCTACATGACCATGCACGTGATCAAGAAGTCGCTGAAGATGTTCGGTTCGCGCTTCACGCATGCGTTCTACCTCGACGTGCTCGGGCTGGTCTACGAGATCCTCAACAAGAGCCGTCGCGAAGGCATGATGGCGGTCGAGGCCGATATCGAAGACCCGGCCGCCAGCCCAATCTTCGCCAAGTACCCCGGGGTGCTGGCCGATGAGCGCATGACGGCCTACATCTGCGACTACCTGCGCATCATGTCGACCGGCAACATGGCGCCCCATGAGCTCGAAGGCCTGTTCGACATGGAGCTGCTGAGCCTCAAGGAAGAACTCGAGCACCCCTCCCATGCGGTGACCGGGGTCGCTGACGGCATGCCAGGCTTCGGCATCGTCGCGGCGGTGCTGGGCATCGTGGTGACCATGGCCTCGCTGGGCGATGGCGACCAGGCGGCCATCGGCATGCACGTGGGTGCGGCGCTGGTGGGGACCTTCTTCGGTATTCTGGCGGCGTATGGCTTCTTCGGCCCGCTGGCCACCTGCCTGGCCCATGATGCCAAGGAAGAAGTGAACCTGTACGAAGCGATCAAGGCGTCACTGGTGGCCTCCGCCTCCGGCATGCCGCCGTCGCTGGCCGTCGAGTTCGGGCGCAAGGTGCTGTACCCCAAGCACCGCCCGAGCTTCGCCGAGCTGGAACAAGCCGTTCGCGGTCGCTGA
- a CDS encoding DNA topoisomerase IV subunit A (decatenates newly replicated chromosomal DNA and relaxes positive and negative DNA supercoiling) translates to MSDSLELSLDGVERRSLAAFTEQAYLTYSMYVIKDRALPHIGDGLKPVQRRIIYAMSELGLDADAKHKKSARTVGDVLGKFHPHGDSACYEAMVLMAQPFSYRYTLVDGQGNWGAPDDPKSFAAMRYTEARLSRYAEVLLEEVGQGTVDWVPNFDGTLQEPAVLPARLPNILLNGTTGIAVGMATDVPPHNLREVAAACVRLLDEPKATVEQLCEHIQGPDYPTEAEIITPRAEMLKLYENGRGSIRMRAVYRVEEGDIVVTALPHQVSGAKVLEQIAAQMQAKKLPMVADLRDESDHEHPCRIVIIPRSNRVDAQELMQHLFATTDLESTYRVNINIIGLDGRPQLKNLRALLQEWLQYRVDTVRRRLQFRLDKVEKRLHLLDGLLTAFLNLDEVIHIIRTEDHPKQALIARFGLSETQADYILETRLRQLARLEEMKIRSEQDALLKEQAKLQGLLGSEAKLKKLVRSELIKDAQTYGDDRRSPIIERAEAKALSENELMPTEPVTVVLSEKGWVRCAKGHDIDATGLSYKAGDGFKAAAPGRSNQSAVFIDSTGRSYSVAAHTLPSARGQGEPLTGRLTPPPGASFECLLLPEDDALYVVASDAGYGFVVKGEDLQTKNKAGKGLLSLPAGAKVISPRPVPNREQDWLAAVTTEGRLLVFKIADLPQLGKGKGNKIIGIPGERVANREEYVTDLAVLAEGATLVLSAGKRTLSLKGADLDHYKGERGRRGNKLPRGFQRVDALTVD, encoded by the coding sequence ATGAGCGACTCCCTGGAACTCAGTCTCGACGGTGTCGAGCGCCGCTCTCTGGCTGCCTTCACCGAACAGGCCTACCTCACCTACTCCATGTACGTGATCAAGGACCGTGCTCTGCCGCACATCGGCGACGGCTTGAAGCCCGTGCAACGACGCATCATCTACGCCATGAGCGAGCTGGGCCTAGACGCCGACGCCAAGCACAAGAAGTCCGCGCGCACCGTCGGTGACGTGCTCGGCAAGTTTCACCCGCACGGTGATTCGGCCTGCTACGAAGCCATGGTGCTGATGGCCCAGCCCTTCAGCTACCGCTACACCCTGGTCGACGGTCAAGGCAACTGGGGGGCGCCGGACGATCCCAAGTCGTTCGCCGCCATGCGCTACACCGAAGCCCGGCTGTCGCGCTACGCCGAAGTGTTGCTCGAAGAAGTCGGTCAGGGCACGGTGGACTGGGTGCCGAACTTCGACGGCACCTTGCAGGAACCTGCGGTGCTGCCTGCGCGCCTGCCCAACATCCTGCTCAACGGCACCACCGGGATCGCAGTCGGCATGGCCACCGACGTCCCGCCCCACAACCTGCGCGAAGTGGCCGCCGCCTGCGTACGCCTGCTGGACGAACCCAAGGCGACGGTCGAGCAGCTGTGCGAGCACATCCAGGGGCCGGACTACCCGACCGAGGCGGAGATCATCACGCCACGGGCCGAGATGCTCAAGCTCTACGAAAACGGTCGCGGCTCGATTCGCATGCGCGCCGTGTACCGGGTCGAGGAGGGCGACATCGTCGTCACGGCCCTGCCGCACCAGGTCTCCGGCGCCAAGGTGCTCGAGCAGATCGCCGCGCAGATGCAGGCCAAGAAGCTGCCGATGGTCGCCGACCTGCGCGACGAGTCGGACCACGAGCACCCGTGCCGTATCGTCATCATTCCGCGCTCCAACCGGGTCGATGCCCAGGAGCTGATGCAGCACCTGTTCGCCACCACCGACCTGGAGAGCACCTACCGGGTCAACATCAACATCATTGGCCTGGACGGTCGCCCGCAGTTGAAGAACCTGCGCGCGCTGCTGCAGGAGTGGCTGCAGTATCGCGTCGACACCGTGCGTCGCCGCTTGCAGTTCCGCCTGGACAAGGTCGAAAAGCGTCTGCATTTGCTCGACGGGTTGCTCACCGCCTTCCTCAATCTGGACGAGGTGATCCACATCATCCGGACCGAGGATCACCCCAAGCAGGCCTTGATCGCCCGCTTCGGCCTGAGCGAGACCCAGGCCGACTACATCCTCGAGACGCGTCTGCGCCAGCTGGCGCGCCTGGAAGAGATGAAGATCCGCAGCGAGCAGGACGCATTGCTCAAGGAGCAGGCCAAGCTCCAGGGCCTGCTGGGCAGCGAAGCCAAGCTCAAGAAGCTGGTGCGCAGCGAGCTGATCAAGGATGCCCAGACCTACGGCGACGATCGCCGTTCGCCGATCATCGAACGCGCCGAGGCCAAGGCCTTGTCGGAAAACGAGCTGATGCCCACCGAGCCGGTGACCGTGGTGCTTTCGGAGAAGGGCTGGGTGCGCTGCGCCAAGGGCCACGACATCGACGCCACCGGCCTGTCGTACAAGGCCGGGGACGGCTTCAAGGCCGCTGCGCCAGGGCGCTCGAACCAGTCGGCGGTGTTCATCGACTCGACCGGGCGCAGCTACTCGGTGGCGGCGCATACGCTGCCGTCGGCCCGTGGCCAGGGCGAGCCGCTGACCGGGCGCCTCACGCCGCCGCCGGGGGCGAGCTTCGAATGCCTGCTGCTGCCGGAGGACGACGCGCTGTACGTGGTGGCTTCGGACGCGGGCTACGGCTTCGTGGTCAAGGGCGAGGACCTGCAGACCAAGAACAAGGCCGGCAAGGGGCTGCTCAGCCTGCCGGCAGGAGCCAAGGTGATCAGCCCGCGCCCCGTGCCCAACCGCGAGCAGGACTGGCTGGCCGCCGTGACCACCGAAGGCCGCCTGCTGGTGTTCAAGATCGCCGACCTGCCACAACTGGGCAAGGGCAAGGGCAACAAGATCATCGGCATCCCTGGGGAGCGCGTGGCCAATCGCGAAGAGTACGTGACCGACTTGGCCGTGCTGGCCGAGGGCGCCACCCTGGTGCTCAGTGCGGGCAAGCGCACGCTGTCGCTCAAGGGCGCGGACCTCGATCACTACAAAGGCGAGCGGGGACGGCGAGGCAACAAACTGCCACGTGGTTTCCAGCGTGTCGACGCGCTGACGGTCGACTGA
- a CDS encoding phosphatidylserine decarboxylase, producing the protein MKSRLFILSQYLLPHHLLSRLAGCVAECRVRWFKNAFTAWFAKRYQVDMSQALVEDLTAYEHFNAFFTRALKADARPLDPTPGGILCPADGAVSQLGPIEHGRIFQAKGHSYSAQELLGGDPAMAAPFMGGEFATIYLSPKDYHRVHMPLAGTLREMVYVPGRLFSVNQTTAENVPELFARNERVVCLFDTERGPMAVVLVGAMIVASVETVWAGLVTPPKRELKTFRYDEASRTPIHLEKGAELGRFKLGSTAIVLFGPQQVKWQDLLGAGSVVNMGQLLAVPAQA; encoded by the coding sequence ATGAAATCCCGATTGTTCATCCTCAGTCAGTACCTGCTCCCGCACCACCTGCTGTCGCGCCTGGCCGGCTGCGTCGCCGAATGCCGCGTGCGCTGGTTCAAGAATGCCTTCACCGCCTGGTTCGCCAAGCGCTACCAGGTGGACATGTCCCAGGCGCTGGTCGAAGACCTGACCGCCTACGAGCACTTCAACGCCTTCTTCACCCGTGCGCTGAAAGCCGATGCGCGCCCGCTGGACCCGACGCCCGGCGGCATCCTGTGCCCGGCCGATGGCGCGGTCAGCCAGTTGGGCCCCATCGAACACGGGCGCATCTTCCAGGCCAAGGGCCATAGCTACAGTGCCCAGGAGCTGCTGGGCGGCGACCCGGCGATGGCAGCACCGTTCATGGGCGGGGAATTCGCCACCATCTACTTGTCGCCGAAGGACTACCACCGCGTGCACATGCCGTTGGCCGGTACGCTGCGCGAGATGGTCTACGTGCCCGGTCGCCTGTTCTCGGTCAACCAGACCACGGCGGAGAACGTGCCCGAGCTGTTCGCCCGCAACGAGCGGGTGGTGTGCCTGTTCGACACCGAGCGCGGCCCCATGGCCGTGGTGCTGGTGGGCGCGATGATCGTCGCCTCGGTCGAGACGGTCTGGGCCGGGCTGGTAACGCCGCCCAAGCGTGAGCTGAAGACCTTCCGCTACGACGAGGCCAGCCGCACGCCGATTCACCTGGAGAAAGGTGCGGAGCTGGGTCGCTTCAAGCTCGGCTCGACCGCCATCGTGCTGTTCGGTCCGCAGCAGGTGAAGTGGCAGGACCTGCTGGGCGCCGGCTCGGTGGTGAACATGGGCCAGTTGCTGGCCGTGCCTGCCCAGGCCTGA
- a CDS encoding histidine kinase: protein MPDDAKVTAPKPPATLDAWVKLLDGVRLPVPKASHDRVLSAINDSRRSLRDIADLMQGSPALVLSVMREANHSANASQAEPAESLEIALNRLGLERTARLLARLPAMDGETIPPVLRQFQMISQHASQQASGLFASRLARLWQEIHWGSLLFLSPLWPLAATYPALLDAWELRVIHKGEEATAVEHELFGVRIMELCQAVATHWRLPEWVTQGYRLLLEEREQLVQVLNIAREPEPLVQQQRLDEEPGLRRWFNQPANTVLLANGLALAAQVGWDNPHLLRWQLLTGLYLQTSLDDVQQQVHQQAAASARRHARKALFHPAEALIWPWDQRRPHPDMLTPPPPSAQDMQQWRRLCGELLAQPSPFTNLVHLATQAREALLVSGMQRVLLLALDRVNQRLRVVQNVGLPAEATRLELALDQSAVLQKLASQPGQLRLTPDNRTRLSSLLPPPLWALWRSEHLLMRSLAVNGQVAMLMIVDQHGRPLSDVSVQAFGKTAQCIERALATFGSRNA from the coding sequence ATGCCAGATGACGCCAAGGTGACCGCCCCCAAGCCCCCCGCCACGCTCGATGCCTGGGTCAAGCTGCTGGACGGCGTGCGCCTGCCGGTCCCCAAGGCCAGCCATGACCGCGTGCTGTCGGCCATCAACGACAGTCGGCGCTCGCTGCGTGACATCGCCGACCTGATGCAGGGCAGCCCGGCGCTGGTCTTGAGCGTGATGCGCGAGGCCAACCACTCGGCCAATGCCAGCCAGGCCGAGCCTGCGGAAAGCCTGGAGATCGCGCTCAACCGGCTGGGCCTGGAGCGTACGGCGCGCCTGCTGGCACGCCTGCCGGCGATGGATGGCGAAACCATCCCGCCGGTGCTGCGTCAGTTCCAGATGATCAGCCAGCACGCCAGCCAGCAGGCCAGCGGCCTGTTCGCCAGTCGCCTGGCCCGGCTGTGGCAGGAAATCCACTGGGGCAGCCTGCTGTTCCTGTCGCCCTTGTGGCCCCTGGCCGCGACCTATCCGGCACTGCTCGATGCCTGGGAGCTGCGGGTGATCCACAAGGGGGAAGAGGCCACGGCGGTCGAGCACGAGCTGTTCGGCGTGCGCATCATGGAACTGTGCCAGGCCGTGGCCACCCACTGGCGCCTGCCGGAGTGGGTGACCCAGGGCTATCGCCTGCTGCTCGAAGAGCGCGAACAACTGGTGCAGGTCCTGAACATCGCTCGCGAGCCCGAACCGCTGGTGCAGCAACAGCGGCTGGACGAAGAACCCGGCCTGCGCCGCTGGTTCAACCAGCCGGCCAATACCGTGTTGCTGGCCAACGGCCTGGCGCTGGCAGCCCAGGTCGGCTGGGACAACCCGCACCTGCTGCGCTGGCAGTTGCTGACCGGCCTGTACTTGCAGACCTCGCTGGACGACGTGCAGCAGCAGGTCCACCAACAGGCCGCCGCCAGTGCCCGCCGCCATGCGCGCAAGGCCTTGTTCCACCCGGCCGAGGCCCTGATCTGGCCCTGGGACCAGCGCCGCCCCCATCCAGACATGCTGACACCCCCGCCGCCCAGCGCCCAGGACATGCAGCAGTGGCGTCGGCTGTGCGGCGAGCTGCTGGCCCAGCCCAGCCCTTTCACCAACCTCGTGCACCTGGCCACCCAGGCGCGTGAAGCCCTGCTGGTCAGCGGCATGCAACGGGTGCTGCTGCTGGCACTGGACCGGGTCAACCAGCGGCTGCGCGTGGTGCAGAACGTCGGCCTGCCCGCTGAAGCCACACGCCTGGAACTGGCCCTCGACCAGAGTGCCGTCCTGCAGAAGCTCGCCAGCCAACCCGGTCAGCTGCGCCTCACGCCCGACAACCGCACGCGCCTGTCGAGTCTGTTGCCGCCGCCCCTGTGGGCCCTGTGGCGCAGTGAACACCTGCTGATGCGCTCGCTGGCCGTCAATGGCCAGGTGGCGATGCTGATGATCGTCGACCAGCACGGCCGTCCGCTGAGCGACGTCAGCGTGCAGGCCTTCGGCAAGACCGCCCAGTGCATCGAGCGTGCGCTGGCCACCTTCGGTAGCCGCAACGCCTGA
- a CDS encoding flagellar motor protein MotB encodes MENNQPIIIKRVKRFGGGHHGGAWKIAFADFATAMMAFFLVLWLLSTATPEQKLSIAGYFKDPIGFTESGTPYVIDLGGSPELAPDKTINPEQQTEPLKRDNLDMDQDQVQTMAEQLEHQRLELLLQELQNKVDQNPELQKFKDQILFEITQDGLRIQIMDAENRPMFALGSARLQPYFEDILLAMADTIKAVPNKISVSGHTDAKAYAGNGEFGNWELSANRANAARRALVVGGYPDDQVARVVGYASSSLFDRQDPYNPVNRRIDIIVLTKKAQRDIEGEQGTPAAPEAAPSPAPSPAPNASTPAPAAAPAPAAPGAAAPDQSSVAPMQPRELRQKLNIFDNGTLKLDEAREG; translated from the coding sequence ATGGAGAACAATCAGCCGATCATCATCAAGCGCGTCAAGCGCTTCGGCGGCGGGCACCATGGCGGCGCCTGGAAGATCGCCTTCGCCGACTTCGCCACGGCGATGATGGCGTTCTTCCTGGTGCTGTGGCTGCTGTCGACCGCCACGCCCGAACAGAAACTGTCCATCGCCGGCTACTTCAAGGACCCGATCGGGTTCACCGAAAGCGGCACGCCCTACGTCATCGACCTGGGCGGCTCGCCGGAGCTGGCGCCGGACAAGACCATCAACCCCGAGCAGCAGACCGAGCCGCTCAAGCGCGACAACCTCGACATGGACCAGGACCAGGTGCAGACCATGGCCGAGCAGCTCGAGCACCAGCGCTTGGAGTTGCTGCTGCAGGAGTTGCAGAACAAGGTCGACCAGAATCCCGAACTGCAGAAGTTCAAGGACCAGATCCTGTTCGAGATCACCCAGGACGGCTTGCGCATCCAGATCATGGACGCCGAGAACCGGCCCATGTTCGCGCTGGGCAGCGCACGCTTGCAGCCGTATTTCGAAGACATCCTGCTGGCCATGGCCGACACCATCAAGGCCGTGCCGAACAAGATCAGCGTCAGCGGCCACACCGACGCCAAGGCCTATGCCGGCAATGGTGAGTTCGGCAACTGGGAGCTGTCGGCCAACCGTGCCAATGCCGCGCGCCGCGCGCTGGTGGTGGGCGGCTACCCGGACGATCAGGTGGCGCGGGTGGTGGGCTATGCCTCCTCGTCGCTGTTCGATCGCCAGGATCCGTACAACCCGGTCAACCGACGCATCGACATCATCGTCCTGACCAAGAAGGCCCAGCGCGACATCGAGGGCGAGCAGGGCACGCCGGCCGCACCCGAAGCCGCACCGAGCCCGGCGCCTTCACCCGCGCCGAATGCATCGACGCCTGCCCCGGCCGCCGCCCCTGCACCGGCGGCCCCTGGCGCCGCCGCGCCAGACCAGAGCAGCGTGGCGCCGATGCAGCCGCGCGAGCTGCGGCAGAAGTTGAACATCTTCGACAACGGCACGTTGAAGCTGGACGAAGCCAGGGAAGGGTGA
- a CDS encoding phosphoserine phosphatase — MREIVLINITGEDRPGLTAAITGVLLQGGVSILDIGLAVMHGTLSFGILVTIPDNEAASALLQAVQSKTHELDLQARYTPVSETDYQRWVEGQREARHVVTLLSRKVSPEQLQQVSAAISRHGLTIERIERLSSRVALDAPVDTGKACLEITVRGTPADAQALRADFLGLSDALDIDLAFQNDDLFRRHRRLAVFDMDSTLIEAEVIDELAKAAGVGEQVAAITERAMRGELDFRASFKERMALLKGLDVGVLDEIGASLRLTEGAETLFAELKRLGYKTAILSGGFSYFARQVQARLGIDYVFANELEVVDGKVTGVAVEPIVDAQRKADLLTELAHKEGLSLEQTIAVGDGANDLPMLALAGLGVAFRAKPLVRQSARQAISTLGLDGVLYLLGLRDREAGGKAR; from the coding sequence TTGCGCGAAATCGTCCTGATCAACATCACCGGTGAGGACCGTCCCGGTCTTACCGCGGCCATCACCGGCGTCCTGCTCCAGGGCGGCGTGAGCATCCTCGACATCGGTCTGGCGGTGATGCACGGCACCTTGTCGTTCGGCATCCTGGTGACCATTCCCGACAACGAGGCGGCCTCGGCGCTGTTGCAGGCCGTGCAGTCCAAGACGCACGAGCTGGACCTGCAGGCGCGCTACACCCCCGTGTCCGAGACGGACTACCAGCGTTGGGTGGAAGGGCAGCGCGAGGCGCGCCATGTCGTGACCCTGCTCAGCCGCAAGGTCAGCCCCGAGCAGTTGCAGCAGGTGAGCGCGGCAATCTCCCGACATGGCCTGACCATCGAGCGCATCGAGCGGCTGTCGTCGCGTGTGGCGCTGGACGCCCCGGTGGACACGGGCAAGGCCTGTCTCGAGATCACCGTGCGCGGTACGCCGGCCGATGCACAGGCGCTGCGTGCGGACTTCCTGGGCTTGTCCGATGCGTTGGACATCGACCTGGCGTTCCAGAACGACGACCTGTTTCGGCGCCACCGTCGGCTGGCAGTCTTCGACATGGACTCGACGCTGATCGAGGCCGAAGTGATCGACGAACTGGCCAAGGCGGCCGGCGTGGGCGAGCAGGTCGCGGCCATCACCGAGCGGGCCATGCGCGGTGAGCTGGATTTTCGCGCCAGCTTCAAGGAGCGCATGGCGTTGCTCAAGGGGCTGGACGTGGGCGTGCTCGATGAGATCGGGGCGTCGCTGCGCCTGACCGAAGGGGCCGAGACGTTGTTCGCCGAACTCAAGCGCCTGGGCTACAAGACCGCCATCCTCTCGGGCGGGTTCTCGTACTTCGCCAGGCAGGTCCAGGCGCGCCTGGGCATCGACTACGTGTTCGCCAACGAACTGGAAGTGGTGGACGGCAAAGTGACCGGCGTGGCCGTGGAGCCTATCGTCGACGCACAACGCAAGGCTGACCTGCTGACCGAGCTGGCGCACAAAGAAGGGCTCAGCCTGGAGCAGACCATCGCGGTCGGCGACGGCGCCAACGATCTGCCGATGCTGGCGTTGGCCGGTCTGGGCGTGGCCTTCCGCGCCAAGCCCCTGGTGCGACAGTCGGCACGCCAGGCCATCTCGACCTTGGGGCTGGACGGGGTGCTGTACCTGCTGGGGTTGCGTGATCGCGAGGCGGGCGGCAAGGCGCGGTAA
- a CDS encoding histidine kinase yields the protein MNRPTPVKPDNFFVMLFRALRQRRLPLVLRIAFNNLFLVALALVIYACVMGLQFKQAMHEQADALGQSLITQTATSATELLVANDILSLNVLLGNLAKNPLVAHAAIYSVDNRILAEAGQRPRNGLLGEAKGVYQTRITFQDVTAGQLRISLDMERFHQPMLISLQSMGVLAAILAVLCLVLSLRTGRSITTPLLQLRVWLREPHPYTPATDRQDEIGDIARQLHARLAPPPPPEPDVDEHDEVYDEAHDDEAFVETPPATSPAARAARPAIAPLTASDDEHDDEAFADLVVDQPAPASAPQPAAVVKAEPQTSAVLAVQLGSQDQLRRLPRTRLNELQERYRDCLEQAASLYEGTMYTLNDGSTLLLFNSGDSGEDYLTNAICCGELLRALGHALQIEVADSGITLQMQLGLMLGQDLHGLSQVDLLLTEKAQGALALSQHSRNLLLVERSVGEDALVRQRARIRPIASPEGASCVERLMEPYPSMLERQLARMHERRGQ from the coding sequence GTGAACCGGCCCACGCCCGTCAAGCCAGACAACTTCTTCGTGATGCTCTTCCGTGCCCTGCGCCAGCGTCGTCTCCCGCTGGTGCTGCGGATAGCCTTCAACAACCTTTTCCTGGTGGCCTTGGCCCTGGTGATCTACGCCTGCGTCATGGGGCTGCAGTTCAAGCAGGCCATGCACGAGCAGGCGGACGCGCTCGGACAGAGCCTCATCACCCAGACCGCCACGTCGGCCACCGAGCTGCTGGTGGCCAACGACATCCTCAGCCTCAACGTACTGCTCGGCAATCTGGCGAAGAACCCGCTGGTGGCCCACGCCGCCATCTACAGCGTGGACAACCGGATCCTCGCCGAAGCCGGGCAACGCCCTCGCAACGGTCTGCTTGGTGAGGCCAAGGGCGTGTACCAGACGCGTATCACCTTCCAGGACGTGACGGCCGGGCAACTGCGCATCAGCCTGGACATGGAGCGCTTCCATCAGCCGATGCTGATCAGCCTGCAAAGCATGGGTGTGCTCGCGGCCATCCTGGCCGTGTTGTGCCTGGTGCTCAGCCTGCGCACGGGGCGCTCGATCACTACGCCGCTGCTGCAGTTGCGGGTCTGGTTGCGCGAGCCGCACCCCTACACGCCGGCCACCGACCGCCAGGACGAGATCGGCGATATTGCGCGTCAGCTGCATGCGCGCCTGGCCCCTCCACCACCGCCCGAGCCGGACGTCGACGAACACGACGAGGTGTACGACGAAGCGCATGACGATGAGGCATTCGTCGAAACACCACCGGCGACCAGCCCGGCAGCACGGGCTGCGCGTCCGGCGATCGCCCCGCTGACCGCCAGCGATGACGAGCATGACGATGAAGCCTTCGCCGACCTGGTGGTCGACCAGCCTGCTCCGGCCAGCGCGCCGCAGCCTGCCGCGGTCGTCAAGGCCGAACCGCAGACCAGCGCGGTGCTCGCCGTGCAGCTGGGTTCCCAGGATCAGCTGCGACGCTTGCCACGCACCCGCCTGAACGAGCTTCAGGAACGTTATCGCGATTGCCTGGAGCAGGCGGCCTCGCTGTACGAAGGCACCATGTACACCTTGAACGATGGCAGCACCTTGCTGCTGTTCAACAGTGGCGACAGCGGCGAAGACTACCTGACCAACGCCATCTGCTGTGGCGAGCTGTTGCGCGCCTTGGGCCATGCCTTGCAGATCGAAGTCGCGGACAGCGGCATCACCCTGCAGATGCAGTTGGGCCTGATGCTGGGCCAGGACCTGCACGGCCTGAGCCAGGTCGACCTGTTGCTGACCGAAAAGGCTCAGGGTGCCCTGGCGCTGTCGCAGCACAGCCGCAACCTGCTGCTGGTCGAACGTAGCGTGGGTGAAGATGCCCTGGTCCGCCAGCGCGCACGCATCCGCCCGATCGCCAGCCCGGAAGGCGCCAGCTGCGTCGAGCGCCTGATGGAGCCCTACCCCTCCATGCTCGAGCGCCAACTGGCGCGGATGCACGAGCGACGCGGGCAGTGA